A genome region from Geobacter pickeringii includes the following:
- the tpiA gene encoding triose-phosphate isomerase has translation MRKPVIAGNWKLFKKSAEAQDLVTNILPLVKETAGVEIIIAPVFTVLGKVKDAIDGTSVMLAAQNCFWEEEGAYTGEVSPGMLRDAGCSHVIIGHSERRQYFGETDATVNKKITAALSTGLTVIFCIGETLAERESGKTFDILNSQIRDGLAGIRREDISKMIIAYEPVWAIGTGKTASNEQAQEAHSHIRAFLAGLYDHDAAETVRILYGGSVKPENIKGLMAQRDIDGALVGGASLNADSFAAIANYNE, from the coding sequence ATGAGAAAACCTGTCATTGCTGGAAACTGGAAGCTCTTCAAAAAAAGCGCTGAGGCGCAGGACCTTGTCACAAACATTCTTCCTCTGGTTAAAGAGACAGCGGGGGTAGAAATTATTATCGCGCCGGTTTTTACAGTCCTTGGCAAAGTAAAGGATGCTATTGACGGCACAAGCGTAATGCTTGCGGCTCAAAATTGCTTCTGGGAAGAAGAAGGGGCCTACACTGGTGAAGTCTCACCCGGCATGCTGCGCGACGCCGGCTGTAGTCACGTAATTATCGGACATTCAGAGCGCCGGCAATATTTTGGGGAAACCGATGCAACCGTGAACAAAAAAATAACAGCAGCCCTCTCCACCGGACTCACCGTCATTTTCTGCATCGGGGAAACGCTTGCTGAACGCGAATCAGGAAAAACGTTCGACATTCTCAATTCCCAGATCCGTGATGGCCTTGCCGGTATCAGACGGGAGGACATCTCAAAGATGATCATCGCCTATGAACCTGTCTGGGCAATAGGCACGGGCAAAACAGCGTCAAATGAACAGGCCCAGGAAGCCCATTCCCACATCAGGGCCTTTCTTGCTGGACTGTATGACCACGACGCCGCCGAAACAGTCAGGATCCTCTACGGCGGGAGTGTTAAGCCCGAGAACATCAAGGGACTTATGGCCCAGCGAGACATTGACGGTGCCCTTGTGGGTGGAGCAAGTCTCAACGCCGACTCCTTCGCAGCTATTGCAAACTATAACGAATAA
- the secG gene encoding preprotein translocase subunit SecG: protein MMILLIILHVLVSVALIAIVLLQSGKGAEMGASFGASGSQSVFGAGGGTTFMSKLTTGAAIIFMLTSLTLAYLSGQSGSSSIMSSKGTTKPAPQQTAPSPATQPQQPALPTQPAPVQAPAK from the coding sequence ATGATGATTCTTCTTATTATTCTTCACGTTCTGGTTTCAGTGGCCCTTATCGCAATAGTCCTTCTCCAGTCTGGGAAAGGGGCAGAAATGGGAGCATCCTTCGGTGCGAGCGGGAGCCAGTCCGTTTTTGGTGCAGGCGGTGGAACGACGTTCATGAGCAAACTCACCACTGGTGCCGCGATCATCTTCATGCTTACCTCGCTCACCCTTGCCTACCTCTCCGGTCAGTCAGGGTCGTCGTCCATTATGTCCTCAAAGGGAACAACGAAACCGGCACCCCAGCAGACGGCGCCTTCGCCGGCCACGCAACCGCAGCAGCCAGCCCTCCCGACGCAACCGGCTCCCGTCCAGGCTCCTGCAAAATAA
- a CDS encoding IS3 family transposase (programmed frameshift): MKSRRRFSAEFKAKVALEAIRGEQTLSDLAARYEVHPNMITNWKRQAIENMAAVFSGAAEHSNKANDDQIKDLHAKIGQLTVERDFLGQSLRSLSLSTTRRKALVEPDHDRLSIARQCELLSIKRSAYYYQPVGESPQNLELMRLIDEQHLETPWYGTRQMTRHLRREGHAVNRKRIGRLMQLMGLSAIYQKPNTSKPHPQHRVYPYLLRGVTIDRPNQVWCADISYIPLRRGFLYLAAIMDWASRKVLSWRLSNTMDADFCVAALEDALARFGKPEIFNTDQGSQFTSDAFTKVLKDAEIRISMDGKGRWRDNVMIERLWRSLKYECIYLHAFETGSEVRQGLSRWINFYNMRRPHSKLDDRTPHEAYWQKPRPGYAGRILSLAA; this comes from the exons ATGAAGAGCCGTCGTCGTTTTTCCGCCGAGTTCAAGGCCAAGGTTGCCCTGGAAGCGATCCGGGGCGAGCAGACCCTGAGCGATCTGGCCGCCCGCTATGAAGTGCATCCCAATATGATCACCAACTGGAAACGGCAGGCCATCGAGAACATGGCAGCGGTGTTTTCCGGAGCCGCCGAGCACAGCAATAAGGCGAATGACGATCAGATCAAGGACCTGCACGCCAAGATCGGACAACTCACCGTGGAGCGGGATTTTTTGG GCCAAAGCCTTCGGTCGCTGTCGCTGAGTACAACCCGAAGGAAGGCCCTGGTCGAACCCGACCATGACCGACTCAGTATTGCCCGGCAGTGTGAACTGCTCTCGATCAAACGATCGGCCTACTATTACCAGCCAGTGGGCGAAAGCCCACAGAACCTGGAACTGATGCGCCTGATCGACGAGCAGCATCTCGAAACACCGTGGTATGGCACCCGACAGATGACCCGGCACTTGCGCCGGGAGGGTCATGCCGTCAATCGCAAGCGCATCGGTCGGCTGATGCAGTTGATGGGACTATCGGCTATCTACCAGAAGCCGAACACGTCGAAGCCGCATCCGCAGCACAGGGTCTATCCTTACCTGCTGCGTGGCGTGACCATCGACCGGCCAAACCAGGTCTGGTGCGCCGATATCAGCTATATTCCGCTGAGGCGAGGTTTCCTCTACCTGGCGGCGATCATGGATTGGGCCAGTCGCAAGGTCCTGTCATGGCGGCTTTCCAACACCATGGACGCCGATTTCTGCGTTGCCGCGCTCGAAGACGCCCTGGCTCGCTTCGGCAAACCCGAGATCTTCAACACCGACCAAGGGAGCCAGTTCACCAGCGATGCGTTCACCAAGGTCCTCAAGGACGCTGAGATCCGCATTTCGATGGACGGCAAGGGGCGCTGGCGGGACAACGTCATGATCGAGCGGCTATGGCGTTCTCTGAAATACGAGTGCATCTACCTGCACGCCTTCGAGACCGGCAGCGAGGTTCGTCAAGGTTTGAGCCGCTGGATCAATTTCTACAACATGCGCCGCCCGCACTCGAAACTAGACGACCGGACGCCGCATGAGGCATATTGGCAAAAACCCCGGCCTGGCTACGCCGGCCGTATTCTCTCACTGGCGGCATGA
- a CDS encoding adenine phosphoribosyltransferase, with protein sequence MEELKNIIRDVPDFPKKGIVFKDITTLLADAKSFQRMVDLLAHRYVGERIDKVVGVEARGFIIGAALAYKLGAGVVLVRKPGKLPSETFSKSYELEYGTDTLEIHRDAIKPGEKILIADDVLATGGTMAAVVDMVKTLGGEIVDCCFMAELDFLQGRSRLRGGPSL encoded by the coding sequence ATGGAGGAACTAAAGAACATTATCAGAGATGTCCCTGACTTCCCTAAAAAGGGTATAGTGTTCAAGGACATCACAACGCTTCTCGCCGATGCCAAATCTTTTCAGCGCATGGTGGACTTGCTCGCTCATCGTTATGTTGGAGAGAGGATCGATAAAGTTGTCGGGGTCGAAGCCCGCGGATTTATCATTGGAGCAGCTTTGGCGTATAAGCTCGGTGCAGGTGTCGTGTTGGTGCGCAAACCGGGGAAACTTCCCTCTGAGACTTTTAGCAAAAGCTACGAGCTTGAGTATGGAACCGATACCCTGGAAATTCACCGCGATGCCATTAAGCCTGGAGAGAAAATACTGATTGCAGATGATGTGCTCGCTACAGGGGGAACCATGGCCGCGGTAGTAGACATGGTCAAGACCCTCGGCGGTGAGATTGTTGATTGTTGCTTCATGGCAGAACTGGACTTTTTGCAAGGTCGTTCAAGGTTGAGAGGTGGTCCCAGTTTGTAG
- a CDS encoding sigma-70 family RNA polymerase sigma factor translates to MEDGVFVDKELEEPEESSEDFIEPEPSSFELDEAEEEEREEEVKVLEQEHFDDAIKLYLREIQKTTLLTADEEKALASRIAKGDKSARDKMIESNLRLVVKIAKRYINRGLPFLDLIEEGNMGLIKAVERFKLSKECRFSTYATWWIRQSIERALVNQSRTIRLPVHVSDDINKMLKITRELVQRLNREPNVKEVATAMNVNSAYIRRLMVLLKKTYSIERPMGENSDYFLIDTIEDTSTVSPAVLLEDLNKYEIVSKWFSSLSENEQRILTLRFGLDDKEPQTLDTIGRSFGVTRERIRQIEAKSLEKLRRFIEGSDSQSID, encoded by the coding sequence ATGGAAGACGGTGTATTTGTCGATAAGGAGCTGGAGGAGCCGGAAGAATCCAGTGAAGATTTCATTGAGCCCGAACCGTCTTCCTTTGAGCTGGATGAGGCTGAAGAAGAGGAGCGCGAGGAAGAAGTCAAGGTGCTGGAGCAGGAGCATTTTGATGATGCTATTAAGCTCTATCTCAGGGAAATTCAGAAGACAACATTGCTTACGGCTGATGAAGAGAAAGCGCTCGCCAGTCGGATTGCCAAAGGTGACAAATCTGCTCGCGACAAGATGATAGAGTCGAACCTTCGTCTCGTTGTCAAGATCGCAAAGCGTTACATAAACCGCGGGCTTCCGTTTCTCGACCTGATTGAGGAGGGAAACATGGGGCTAATCAAGGCGGTAGAACGGTTTAAGCTTTCCAAGGAATGCCGTTTTTCCACCTACGCTACATGGTGGATCAGGCAATCGATTGAACGCGCCCTTGTTAATCAGTCAAGAACCATCCGATTGCCGGTTCACGTTTCAGATGACATTAACAAGATGCTCAAAATTACACGGGAACTTGTTCAAAGACTGAACCGCGAACCCAATGTAAAAGAAGTAGCAACGGCAATGAATGTAAATTCTGCTTATATTCGCAGGCTGATGGTACTTCTAAAAAAGACATATTCTATCGAACGACCAATGGGAGAGAATAGCGACTATTTCCTCATTGATACAATTGAGGATACATCAACTGTATCACCTGCAGTTCTCCTTGAAGATTTAAATAAATATGAGATTGTCTCTAAATGGTTCTCTTCGCTTTCAGAAAATGAGCAGAGAATTCTTACGCTTCGTTTCGGTCTTGATGACAAGGAACCGCAAACACTGGACACAATTGGTCGAAGCTTTGGTGTGACCCGCGAACGAATCAGGCAAATTGAGGCAAAATCGCTTGAAAAACTCAGACGGTTTATCGAGGGAAGTGATTCTCAGTCAATCGATTGA
- a CDS encoding protein-L-isoaspartate(D-aspartate) O-methyltransferase, translated as MNFDVARKRMVDLQIIARGVSDRRLIDAMLKIPRHIFVEEAMAAQAYSDTPLPIGEKQTISQPYMVALMTELLVLDGSEKVLEIGTGSGYQAAILAALADRVYTIERIRPLALRARKALDSLGLLNVNIRISDGTTGWEEEAPFDAIIVTAGAPDIPQKFIDQLALGGRLVIPVGSQFEQVLVRITKDVDGTLSREQITGCRFVKLVGAYGWNTED; from the coding sequence ATGAACTTTGATGTAGCACGAAAACGGATGGTGGATTTGCAGATCATCGCACGCGGCGTTTCCGATCGCCGGCTTATAGATGCGATGTTGAAGATTCCTCGCCATATATTTGTTGAAGAGGCCATGGCTGCACAGGCATACAGTGACACGCCTCTGCCGATAGGAGAAAAACAGACAATTTCTCAACCTTATATGGTTGCACTGATGACTGAACTGCTTGTGCTTGACGGGTCTGAAAAGGTTCTGGAAATTGGGACCGGTTCCGGATACCAAGCGGCAATCCTTGCGGCATTGGCAGACCGCGTCTACACGATTGAACGAATTCGTCCTCTTGCCTTGAGGGCCCGTAAGGCGCTTGACAGTTTAGGGCTTCTCAATGTGAATATCAGGATATCCGATGGAACTACGGGGTGGGAGGAAGAGGCGCCCTTCGACGCAATCATCGTGACCGCGGGGGCACCTGACATCCCCCAGAAATTTATTGACCAACTTGCCCTTGGCGGCAGGTTGGTCATACCTGTCGGAAGCCAGTTCGAGCAGGTATTGGTGAGGATTACAAAAGATGTTGATGGAACACTGAGTCGTGAACAGATAACCGGTTGCCGCTTCGTCAAACTCGTCGGTGCCTATGGATGGAATACTGAGGATTAA
- the surE gene encoding 5'/3'-nucleotidase SurE translates to MLVLVTNDDGVYSPGIVALASAMRHVGDVLVVAPDRERSAVGHALTLHHPLRVSDLGDGVFSIDGTPTDCVNIGIHKLLSKKPDIVVSGVNHGGNLGDDITYSGTVSAAMEATLMGIPAIAVSLVTTGAGKNFSSAAAIAARLTSFVVMKGLPPDTFLNVNVPDMEEDQLCPPIITSQGKREYEGEIIAKVDPRGRNYYWIGGNAPQFRDDEGTDYHAIKRGHVSITPLHLDLTNYASMAILREWRIS, encoded by the coding sequence ATGCTTGTTCTGGTCACCAACGACGACGGAGTTTATTCTCCGGGAATTGTTGCACTCGCTAGCGCGATGCGTCATGTGGGGGATGTTCTGGTGGTTGCACCAGACAGGGAACGAAGTGCGGTCGGACATGCGTTGACTTTACACCATCCTTTGAGGGTCTCGGATCTTGGTGATGGGGTCTTCTCAATAGATGGAACACCAACCGATTGCGTAAATATCGGCATCCACAAACTGCTTTCAAAAAAACCGGACATCGTTGTCTCAGGCGTCAACCACGGCGGTAATCTTGGAGATGATATAACATACTCCGGGACGGTGTCGGCAGCCATGGAAGCGACTCTTATGGGGATTCCTGCCATTGCGGTTTCGCTGGTTACTACCGGGGCAGGGAAGAATTTTTCTTCCGCCGCCGCAATCGCAGCTCGTCTTACCAGTTTTGTTGTCATGAAAGGATTGCCACCTGACACGTTTTTGAATGTGAATGTTCCCGATATGGAGGAGGACCAGCTTTGCCCTCCGATAATTACCTCTCAAGGCAAGCGCGAATACGAAGGTGAAATCATTGCTAAGGTTGACCCTCGGGGACGCAATTATTATTGGATTGGTGGGAATGCTCCGCAATTCCGGGACGACGAAGGAACCGATTATCATGCGATCAAGCGTGGTCATGTATCAATAACGCCACTTCATCTTGATCTTACGAATTATGCATCCATGGCAATACTTCGAGAATGGCGCATATCCTAA
- a CDS encoding MerR family transcriptional regulator, which translates to MEAALPDKMYFKIGEVSRITDLKPSVIRFWESEFKELCPAKSRSGQRVYRHSDIQLLLRIKTFLYSERLTIEGARCRLAQQAFKSDSDMQKHEGNDPVVLKLLRDVKAELQELYSMF; encoded by the coding sequence GTGGAAGCAGCGCTTCCAGATAAGATGTATTTCAAGATCGGAGAGGTGTCTCGAATAACCGATCTTAAGCCCTCAGTCATTCGCTTCTGGGAGTCTGAGTTTAAAGAGCTTTGTCCGGCAAAAAGCCGAAGTGGGCAGAGAGTGTATAGGCACTCGGATATTCAGTTGCTTCTCCGGATCAAGACATTTCTTTACTCGGAGCGGTTAACAATTGAGGGTGCTCGATGTCGACTTGCTCAACAGGCCTTCAAAAGTGATTCAGACATGCAGAAACATGAGGGTAATGACCCGGTTGTTCTCAAGCTTCTAAGGGATGTAAAGGCGGAACTCCAAGAGCTTTATTCAATGTTTTAG
- a CDS encoding integration host factor subunit alpha: MTKADIVEQIYEKVGFSKKESAELVERVFGLIKETLEKGEKIKIAGFGNFVVKEKADRRGRNPQTGDEIIISARKILTFKPSQVLKTSINS, from the coding sequence ATGACCAAGGCAGACATTGTTGAGCAGATCTACGAGAAGGTTGGTTTCTCGAAAAAAGAATCCGCCGAGCTTGTTGAGCGAGTCTTCGGGTTGATTAAGGAAACTCTCGAGAAGGGCGAAAAGATAAAGATCGCAGGCTTCGGAAATTTCGTGGTCAAGGAGAAGGCGGATCGTCGTGGACGTAACCCTCAAACGGGTGATGAAATCATAATTTCGGCCCGCAAAATTCTCACCTTCAAGCCAAGCCAGGTTTTGAAGACCTCTATTAATTCCTGA
- the pheT gene encoding phenylalanine--tRNA ligase subunit beta: MIITYNWLKEFVDCDLSPKDLSDLLTLLGLEVEAMRHVGGDLDEVVVALVEAKEKHPNADKLSLCKVNNGTGILDVVCGAQNFKAGDKVALAQVGALLPGEFKIKRSKIRGEESCGMLCSEKELGLSSESSGIMILPEDLPLGVPLFEALGLKDTIFEIGLTPNRADCLSVAGIAREIAAKLGRKFNLPEIKVRESGKEVHEYATVAVEAPDLCPRYTARYISGCTVAPSPAWLVRRLEAVGMRSINNVVDVTNYVLMEYGHPLHAFDADCLEGGKIIVRRAADGEQFTTLDGQERVLNDSDLTIRDLRRGVALAGIMGGENSEIQQSTANILLESAYFNPSAIRKTSKRLGIHSESSHRFERGADINILPRALDRAASLIAELAGGSIAQGMIDEYPTSIAPRAIDFRVERCNGLLGIILSAETIRDILERLGFTVDEVCAGQFKVTVPTSRVDLEREIDLVEEVARMNGYEKIPVTMPKARVFSDRPTRHQRFERRLRSLMVGNGFTEIITFSFMAPAVLDKLLLDASDIRRNVVRLRNPLVDEQSVMRTTLLPGMLEAAAANINHRSLDLRMFELRRIYQPVAGQELPHEPLYLAGLITGLRIPESWNEAKNSTDFYDAKGAVEIVLDAFGVSAATFSATAVDPFYHPGKSCIVSSAGEALGTLGEIHPDVQDNFGINQKVYYFELNFEKLLARVSEKVTVRAPSRFPDTFRDIAMLVPDEIPAARVVDTIAGLKIREIESSSIFDLYKGASIPSGLKSLAVRVRYRSSEKTLTDDEVGVLHNRVIGCLVEKLGVTVR; encoded by the coding sequence ATGATCATTACGTATAACTGGCTTAAGGAATTTGTCGACTGCGACCTCTCACCGAAAGATTTGTCAGATCTTCTGACCCTGCTCGGTCTTGAGGTCGAAGCAATGCGTCATGTTGGTGGTGACCTAGACGAAGTCGTAGTCGCTCTCGTTGAGGCTAAGGAAAAACATCCGAATGCAGACAAGCTGTCGCTCTGCAAGGTTAACAATGGAACTGGTATCCTGGATGTAGTGTGCGGGGCACAGAATTTCAAGGCAGGAGATAAGGTGGCTCTTGCCCAGGTCGGCGCACTCCTCCCAGGCGAATTCAAGATCAAGCGTTCAAAAATCAGAGGCGAAGAATCGTGCGGAATGCTCTGCTCGGAAAAGGAGCTGGGCCTCTCCTCAGAATCGTCCGGCATCATGATTCTTCCTGAAGATTTGCCGCTTGGCGTGCCCCTTTTTGAAGCTCTCGGGCTTAAGGATACGATTTTTGAGATTGGTCTGACACCAAATCGTGCTGACTGTTTAAGCGTTGCGGGGATTGCTCGGGAGATCGCGGCAAAGCTCGGACGCAAATTCAATCTTCCCGAGATAAAAGTTCGAGAGTCAGGTAAGGAGGTGCACGAGTATGCCACCGTGGCGGTCGAGGCACCGGATCTTTGCCCCCGCTACACGGCGCGCTATATCAGCGGGTGTACAGTCGCGCCCTCGCCAGCTTGGCTCGTGAGACGCCTGGAAGCCGTTGGCATGCGATCAATCAACAACGTCGTTGACGTAACCAACTATGTGTTGATGGAGTATGGTCATCCGCTTCACGCTTTTGACGCCGATTGTCTTGAGGGTGGCAAGATTATTGTTCGTCGTGCTGCAGATGGGGAGCAGTTCACGACGTTGGATGGACAGGAGAGGGTGCTAAACGATTCTGACCTGACTATACGCGACTTACGGAGGGGTGTTGCTCTCGCCGGAATCATGGGGGGAGAGAATTCCGAAATTCAACAATCGACGGCGAATATTTTACTTGAAAGTGCCTATTTCAACCCCTCGGCGATTCGCAAGACTTCGAAGCGGTTGGGGATTCATTCGGAATCTTCCCATCGTTTTGAACGGGGAGCTGATATTAACATCTTGCCACGTGCCCTTGACCGGGCGGCTTCGTTGATAGCGGAACTTGCTGGCGGCAGCATTGCTCAGGGGATGATCGATGAGTATCCGACGAGTATTGCACCTCGAGCCATCGATTTTAGAGTAGAACGGTGCAATGGATTGTTGGGCATCATCCTCTCTGCAGAAACGATCAGAGATATTCTTGAGCGGCTTGGCTTTACCGTGGACGAGGTATGCGCGGGGCAATTTAAGGTGACGGTTCCAACCTCTCGAGTCGATCTCGAGCGTGAAATCGACCTGGTTGAAGAGGTCGCCCGCATGAACGGCTACGAAAAGATTCCGGTTACCATGCCTAAGGCGCGCGTTTTTTCCGACAGGCCAACCCGCCACCAAAGGTTTGAGCGGCGGCTCCGATCGCTCATGGTGGGGAATGGGTTTACGGAAATTATAACATTCAGTTTCATGGCCCCTGCCGTGCTTGACAAACTTCTTCTGGATGCCTCGGATATCCGGCGAAATGTGGTTCGCCTTCGTAATCCGCTGGTCGATGAGCAGTCAGTCATGCGTACGACGTTGTTGCCGGGAATGCTGGAGGCCGCTGCTGCCAACATTAACCATCGTTCGCTTGACCTTCGCATGTTCGAATTACGTCGGATATATCAGCCGGTTGCCGGTCAGGAGTTGCCGCACGAACCACTTTATCTGGCGGGGCTAATCACAGGGTTAAGAATTCCTGAAAGCTGGAACGAGGCAAAGAATTCCACCGATTTTTATGATGCCAAAGGAGCTGTCGAGATCGTCTTGGATGCGTTTGGCGTATCTGCGGCAACATTTTCGGCAACGGCGGTTGATCCCTTTTATCACCCGGGTAAGAGCTGTATTGTGAGTTCTGCTGGTGAGGCGTTGGGGACACTGGGAGAGATACACCCCGACGTGCAGGACAATTTTGGTATCAATCAAAAGGTTTATTATTTCGAACTCAATTTTGAGAAGCTCTTGGCGAGAGTTTCAGAAAAAGTTACGGTGAGGGCTCCATCGAGATTTCCTGATACTTTCCGTGATATAGCAATGCTCGTTCCGGACGAGATACCTGCTGCACGTGTCGTTGACACAATTGCGGGTTTAAAGATACGAGAGATAGAATCATCATCAATCTTCGATCTCTACAAGGGGGCTTCGATTCCTTCTGGATTGAAGAGTCTCGCTGTCAGGGTTCGCTACAGGTCTTCAGAGAAGACGTTGACCGACGACGAAGTTGGCGTGCTTCATAACCGTGTGATAGGCTGCCTGGTGGAAAAGTTGGGCGTGACTGTGAGGTAA